From a single Sorghum bicolor cultivar BTx623 chromosome 5, Sorghum_bicolor_NCBIv3, whole genome shotgun sequence genomic region:
- the LOC8071981 gene encoding ADP-ribosylation factor-like protein 5: protein MGAWMSRVWFLMFPAREYKLVVVGLDNAGKTTTLYKLHLGEAVTAAPTIGSNVEEVVFKNLRFEVWDLGGQESLRTSWATYYRGTHAVIVVIDSTDRARINIIKDELFRLLQHADLEGAVVLVFANKQDLKDAMAPAEITDALSLHSIKNHDWHIQASCAITGEGLYDGLGWIAQKVAGKATAS from the exons ATGGGCGCGTGGATGTCGCGCGTGTGGTTCCTCATGTTCCCGGCGCGGGAGTACAAGCTCGTCGTCGTGGGGCTCGACAACGCGGGGAAGACCACCACGCTCTACAAGCTCCACCTCGGCGAGGCCGTCACCGCCGCGCCCACCATCGGCAGCAACGTCGAGGAGGTCGTCTTCAAGAACCTTCGCTTCGAG GTCTGGGATCTAGGAGGGCAAGAAAGCCTGCGCACCTCGTGGGCGACATACTACCGGGGAACGCATGCCGTCATCGTGGTGATCGACAGCACGGACCGCGCGCGGATCAACATCATCAAGGACGAGCTGTTCCGCTTGCTCCAGCACGCGGACCTGGAGGGCGCAGTGGTCCTGGTGTTTGCCAACAAGCAGGACCTCAAGGACGCCATGGCCCCTGCGGAGATCACAGACGCGCTGTCCCTCCACAGCATAAAGAACCATGACTGGCACATCCAGGCCTCGTGCGCCATCACCGGCGAGGGCCTCTACGACGGTCTCGGCTGGATCGCGCAGAAGGTCGCTGGCAAGGCGACCGCGAGCTGA